In Paenibacillus xylanilyticus, the genomic window CCGGAAAAAGGCCGGATTCCCCGGCCGGGAGCCGCATATGTCTTCTATGGCATTTTGCCTGCGATTCTCGTATAATACCAAGGAGGAGGTGAACCGGATGTCCGATGTATTGGAGCGTGTAAAACGCATCGTCGTCGACCGCTTGGGCGCAGACGAAGCTGAAGTTACACTTGAAGCATCTTTCAAAGAAGATTTGGGTGCTGATTCTTTGGATGTAGTAGAATTGGTCATGGAATTGGAAGATGAATTCGATTTGGAAAT contains:
- the acpP gene encoding acyl carrier protein, giving the protein MSDVLERVKRIVVDRLGADEAEVTLEASFKEDLGADSLDVVELVMELEDEFDLEISDEDAEKITTVGEVVNYIQSHT